The following are from one region of the Rhizobium sullae genome:
- a CDS encoding VOC family protein — MSNTQVHSETVIETPRVPTIDMKLEIVVIPVLDVDRAKEFYANLGWRLDADYASGDDYRVIQFTPPGSNGSVIFGKNVTAAAPGSAQGLYLIVSDIEAARNQLLDRGVEISEVFHDAGGLYAGTDEPYLFGRLRLSGRDPEHRSYRSFASFSDPDGNGWLLQEITARLPGRVDADATTFTSPTELSAALQRAAAAHGEHEKLTGEHDEGWPNWYAEYIVSEQAGKPLPV, encoded by the coding sequence ATGAGCAATACCCAGGTGCATAGCGAAACTGTAATAGAGACCCCGAGAGTTCCGACCATCGACATGAAGCTCGAGATTGTCGTCATCCCCGTTTTGGACGTGGATCGTGCCAAGGAGTTCTACGCGAACCTCGGGTGGCGGCTCGACGCCGACTACGCCTCCGGCGATGATTACCGAGTGATTCAGTTCACGCCGCCGGGCTCCAATGGCTCGGTCATCTTCGGCAAAAACGTCACCGCAGCAGCGCCAGGCTCCGCTCAGGGCCTCTACCTGATCGTCTCCGACATCGAGGCAGCCCGCAACCAGCTCCTTGATCGCGGCGTCGAGATCAGCGAGGTGTTCCACGATGCTGGCGGCCTGTATGCCGGCACGGACGAACCCTACCTGTTCGGGCGGCTCCGGCTCAGCGGCCGGGATCCCGAACATCGTAGCTACCGCTCGTTCGCCTCGTTCAGCGATCCGGACGGCAACGGCTGGCTGCTCCAGGAGATCACCGCCCGATTGCCCGGGCGCGTGGATGCGGACGCCACGACTTTCACCTCGCCGACGGAGCTTTCAGCCGCGCTCCAGCGTGCGGCAGCCGCGCATGGCGAGCACGAGAAGCTGACGGGCGAGCACGATGAGGGCTGGCCGAACTGGTACGCCGAGTACATCGTCAGCGAGCAGGCCGGCAAGCCGTTGCCGGTATAA
- a CDS encoding MFS transporter, with product MTLTKSRNGAGLALLLLCAANFLDAMDVSTIGVALPAIQAELGMPATSLQWAVSAYVLGYGGFLLLGGRVADVFGHRRVFLWSLAVFAATSIAGGFVDSGPTLIAARLVKGIAAAFTAPAALALLLSVFGEGSARAKALGVFSSTGAAGFVLGMVLGGAATIFTWRATLVMGAPVAILTLAIAPFVLPADERRGEARPRFDWAGALTITPGLLLFVFGITNAAAEGWSAFPTWGALAAAAVLILLFLAVEARHADPMVPLAMFRRARLSHANAVAALFQGVYVGFQFIATLYYQNELGWSAFATGFCFALGGVFVMFLAPRFAAIAQSRGTTSLMALGVALQAASYVLWVAAVGHINPILLVVLSQIPLGLGYALTYPSVQVAALADVEEDKSGLASGMLFAAFQIGGGIVLAAASAVFGAAPSFGWDPYVAGVAFTALLAVAVVILAALGPRTSPLRAPAYQAAE from the coding sequence ATGACTCTCACAAAATCTCGAAACGGGGCGGGGCTGGCATTGCTGTTGCTTTGCGCCGCCAATTTCCTTGACGCCATGGACGTTTCGACCATCGGCGTCGCACTTCCCGCCATCCAGGCCGAACTCGGCATGCCGGCGACCTCGCTGCAATGGGCCGTCAGCGCCTATGTTCTCGGCTATGGCGGCTTCTTGTTGCTTGGCGGCCGCGTTGCAGACGTCTTCGGCCATCGCCGCGTCTTTCTCTGGTCGCTTGCCGTCTTCGCGGCTACGAGTATCGCGGGCGGCTTCGTCGACAGCGGGCCGACATTGATTGCCGCCCGTCTGGTCAAGGGCATCGCCGCCGCCTTCACCGCACCGGCCGCTTTGGCGCTTCTGCTATCCGTCTTCGGGGAGGGCAGCGCCCGCGCCAAGGCGCTCGGCGTCTTCTCCTCCACCGGCGCCGCCGGCTTCGTGCTCGGCATGGTACTCGGCGGTGCGGCCACCATCTTCACTTGGCGGGCGACGCTCGTCATGGGCGCTCCGGTGGCGATCCTCACGCTGGCGATCGCGCCCTTCGTCCTGCCTGCCGACGAACGCCGTGGTGAAGCCCGCCCGCGCTTCGACTGGGCAGGCGCCTTGACCATCACCCCCGGCCTGCTGCTCTTCGTCTTCGGGATCACCAACGCCGCAGCCGAGGGCTGGAGTGCCTTTCCCACCTGGGGCGCGCTGGCTGCAGCAGCCGTCCTCATCCTGCTCTTCCTTGCCGTTGAGGCGCGGCATGCCGATCCGATGGTGCCGCTTGCCATGTTCCGCCGGGCAAGACTCAGCCATGCCAATGCCGTCGCCGCACTCTTTCAGGGCGTCTATGTCGGCTTTCAGTTCATCGCGACGCTCTATTATCAGAACGAACTCGGCTGGTCGGCCTTCGCCACCGGCTTCTGCTTCGCTTTAGGCGGCGTCTTCGTCATGTTCCTGGCTCCGCGTTTTGCCGCGATCGCGCAGAGCCGCGGCACCACGAGTCTCATGGCGCTCGGCGTGGCGCTGCAGGCAGCAAGCTACGTCCTCTGGGTCGCGGCCGTCGGCCACATCAATCCGATCCTGCTCGTCGTCCTATCGCAGATCCCGCTCGGCCTTGGTTACGCGCTGACCTATCCCTCCGTGCAGGTCGCAGCACTCGCTGATGTCGAGGAAGACAAATCGGGCCTGGCCTCTGGCATGCTCTTTGCCGCCTTCCAGATCGGCGGCGGCATCGTGCTCGCAGCCGCTTCGGCGGTCTTCGGTGCGGCACCGTCCTTCGGCTGGGATCCGTATGTGGCAGGCGTGGCCTTCACGGCGCTGCTTGCGGTAGCGGTCGTAATTCTCGCCGCCCTCGGCCCGCGGACATCACCGCTGCGCGCCCCTGCCTATCAGGCTGCCGAGTAG
- a CDS encoding organic hydroperoxide resistance protein: MPILYTTKASATGGRAGRAVSENGVLDVTLTVPKELGGDGATGTNPEQLFAAGYSACFLGALKFVAGQQKVKIPEDTTVSAKVGIGPREDGTGFGIEVALTVNIPGLDKAEAEKLAAAAHIVCPYSHAMRTSTEVPVTVA, translated from the coding sequence ATGCCCATTCTCTATACGACCAAAGCTTCCGCCACCGGTGGCCGCGCAGGCCGCGCCGTTTCGGAAAACGGCGTCCTCGACGTGACGTTGACGGTTCCGAAAGAACTCGGCGGCGACGGCGCAACGGGCACCAATCCCGAACAGCTTTTTGCCGCCGGCTATTCCGCATGCTTCCTCGGTGCCCTGAAATTTGTCGCGGGCCAGCAGAAGGTCAAGATTCCGGAGGACACCACGGTTTCTGCCAAGGTCGGCATCGGCCCGCGCGAAGACGGTACGGGCTTCGGCATCGAAGTGGCGCTCACCGTCAATATTCCTGGCCTGGACAAGGCCGAGGCTGAAAAGCTCGCCGCCGCCGCCCACATCGTCTGCCCCTACAGCCACGCCATGCGCACCTCGACCGAAGTTCCGGTCACGGTGGCTTAA
- a CDS encoding antitoxin Xre-like helix-turn-helix domain-containing protein, translating into MTSLHLQDSRRTSEAAVITKAAVSAADRLGISARVLAAVLGVSEATVSRMKRQDHLLERGSKSFELAVLLVRLFRSLDAIVGGDEAVARQWLRNANGVLGAAPLEKIVSISGLTDVLAYLDARRALV; encoded by the coding sequence ATGACCTCGTTGCACCTTCAGGACAGCCGCAGGACCTCCGAAGCCGCGGTGATCACCAAGGCGGCGGTCAGTGCCGCGGATCGGCTTGGCATCAGTGCCCGTGTGCTCGCTGCCGTTCTCGGCGTGTCGGAAGCCACCGTCTCGCGCATGAAGCGGCAGGATCACTTGCTGGAGCGCGGCAGCAAGTCCTTTGAGCTGGCGGTCCTGCTTGTCCGCCTCTTTCGCTCGCTCGACGCGATCGTCGGTGGCGACGAGGCGGTTGCAAGGCAATGGCTGCGCAATGCCAACGGGGTGCTCGGCGCCGCACCGCTCGAAAAGATCGTCAGCATTTCCGGATTAACCGATGTCCTTGCCTATCTGGACGCCCGCCGCGCTCTCGTCTGA
- a CDS encoding cisplatin damage response ATP-dependent DNA ligase, with protein sequence MKPFADLLDRLVLTPSRNGKLKLLTDYFRGTPDPDRGYGLAAIAGTLEVRNVKPAMLRDLVLERMDEVLFRYSYDYVGDLAETISLVWDNERDVERSAFVQPRLGEVVTRMNSLGRTEVRSFVRDTLDRLDPSGRFAFIKLATGAMRIGVSARLAKQALADLGGKDVTEIETLWHGLEPPYESLFEWLEGRGGKPVLATPAIFHSVMLAHPVEENDLAKLDPADYAAEWKWDGIRVQLSRSGETRKIYSRSGDDISNAFPDILESISFNGVIDGELLVGGTARSNSPTRTFSDLQQRLNRKTVTVKTLEEYPAFIRAYDLLFDGEEDIRGNSFIDRRDRLSEIIEQAPHDRFDLSPLVAFSTWEELDDLRASPPDPVIEGVMIKRRDSIYQAGRMKGPWFKWKRNPYNVDAVLMYAQRGHGKRSSYYSDFTFGVWTETPDGEQLVPVGKAYFGFTDQELELLDKFVRNNTTERFGPVRAVRADRDFGFVIEVAFEGINRSTRHKSGVAMRFPRISRLRPDKPSYEADRLETLVAMIDAKAIE encoded by the coding sequence ATGAAACCCTTCGCCGACCTCCTAGACCGTCTCGTCCTGACGCCCAGCCGCAACGGCAAGCTGAAGCTCTTGACCGACTACTTCCGCGGCACACCCGACCCGGACCGCGGCTACGGCCTTGCCGCGATCGCAGGCACGCTCGAAGTGCGCAACGTCAAGCCTGCCATGCTTCGCGATCTCGTGCTCGAGCGCATGGACGAGGTGCTGTTCCGTTACTCCTACGACTATGTCGGCGACCTCGCCGAGACAATCTCGCTCGTGTGGGACAATGAAAGGGACGTCGAGCGCTCTGCTTTCGTCCAGCCGCGCCTCGGCGAGGTTGTCACGCGCATGAATTCGCTCGGGCGCACCGAAGTCCGCAGCTTCGTCCGCGATACGCTGGACCGCCTGGATCCCTCCGGCCGCTTCGCCTTCATCAAGCTTGCCACCGGCGCCATGCGCATCGGCGTCTCGGCGCGGCTTGCCAAGCAGGCGCTGGCCGATCTCGGCGGCAAGGACGTGACCGAGATCGAGACCCTGTGGCACGGTCTGGAGCCGCCCTATGAATCGCTCTTCGAATGGCTGGAGGGCAGGGGCGGCAAGCCCGTGCTGGCGACGCCGGCGATCTTCCACTCCGTCATGCTCGCCCATCCCGTGGAGGAGAACGATCTTGCCAAGCTCGATCCGGCGGATTACGCGGCGGAATGGAAATGGGACGGCATCCGCGTGCAGCTTTCCCGCTCCGGCGAAACGCGCAAGATCTATTCGCGCTCCGGCGACGATATCTCCAATGCCTTCCCGGACATTCTGGAATCGATCAGCTTCAACGGCGTAATCGACGGCGAACTGCTCGTCGGCGGCACGGCGCGCTCGAACAGCCCGACGAGAACTTTTTCCGACCTCCAGCAGCGCCTGAACCGCAAGACGGTGACAGTGAAGACGCTGGAGGAATATCCGGCCTTCATCCGAGCCTACGACCTATTGTTCGACGGCGAGGAGGATATTCGCGGCAACAGCTTCATCGACCGCCGCGACCGGCTTTCGGAAATCATCGAGCAGGCGCCGCACGATCGTTTCGACCTTTCGCCACTCGTCGCCTTTTCCACATGGGAGGAACTGGACGACCTGCGGGCTTCTCCGCCTGATCCGGTCATCGAGGGCGTGATGATCAAGCGCCGCGACAGCATTTATCAAGCGGGCCGCATGAAGGGGCCGTGGTTCAAGTGGAAGCGCAATCCTTACAACGTCGACGCGGTCCTGATGTATGCCCAGCGCGGCCACGGGAAGCGCTCGAGCTACTATTCCGATTTCACCTTCGGCGTCTGGACAGAGACGCCGGACGGCGAACAGCTGGTGCCCGTCGGCAAGGCCTATTTCGGCTTCACCGACCAGGAGTTGGAACTGCTCGACAAGTTCGTCCGCAACAACACGACCGAGCGCTTCGGCCCGGTGCGTGCCGTGCGGGCCGACCGGGATTTCGGCTTTGTCATCGAGGTCGCCTTCGAAGGCATCAATCGCTCGACGCGGCACAAGTCAGGCGTCGCAATGCGCTTTCCGCGCATCTCCCGGCTGCGCCCCGACAAACCGTCCTACGAGGCCGACCGCCTTGAAACGCTGGTCGCGATGATAGACGCGAAAGCCATTGAATAG
- a CDS encoding MarR family winged helix-turn-helix transcriptional regulator, translating into MKAQMAKTMEIPEEEKRLEKQLCFAVYATAHAFTRAYKPILDKVGLTYPQYLVMLVLWEKAELPVKTIGEQLDLDSGTLSPLLKRLEQTGLIKRTRDARDERQVIVSLTPKGRSMKSEAGTIMAAIGQAAGCTLDEMAEIRGALQKLRGNLNAAV; encoded by the coding sequence ATGAAAGCGCAGATGGCAAAGACGATGGAAATCCCGGAAGAGGAAAAGCGCCTGGAAAAGCAGCTCTGTTTCGCGGTCTATGCGACGGCGCATGCCTTCACGCGCGCCTACAAGCCGATCCTCGACAAGGTGGGCCTCACCTATCCGCAATATCTGGTGATGCTCGTGCTCTGGGAAAAAGCCGAACTGCCGGTAAAGACGATCGGCGAGCAGCTCGACCTCGATTCAGGCACGCTCTCACCGCTGCTCAAGCGGCTGGAGCAGACCGGGCTGATCAAACGCACCCGGGACGCACGCGACGAGCGGCAGGTGATCGTTTCGTTGACGCCGAAGGGCCGGTCGATGAAGAGCGAGGCGGGAACGATCATGGCCGCCATCGGCCAGGCGGCCGGTTGTACGCTCGACGAGATGGCGGAAATCCGCGGAGCCTTGCAGAAGCTGCGCGGGAACCTGAATGCAGCGGTGTGA
- a CDS encoding LysR family transcriptional regulator, translating to MMNDAILRKIDLNLLLAFSVLMQERNVSRAAERLLLGQPGLSAALRRLREALDDELFVRVGRGLQPTPRALAIAPAIEDALSGIERAIRPPAAFDPADWKGEFRIGLCDNLESAFFGPLAARLRELAPGARLVGVAFHKREAARLLDEGAYDFSVSIHDEPASWHIREPLFDQRSISIYDPNQVRLKTPMSIEDFTQVDHVGVSFEGSNSSTNVDVALARLGHSRQVVATVPRFSALPTALQAMPAIATIPESIARCMAKLHGLTVSVPPIPLPAEPVTMLYRRVDRADGRSVWFRRLFLEVASAALEASGCSVGISRAAA from the coding sequence ATGATGAATGACGCGATCCTTCGGAAAATCGACTTGAACCTCCTGCTCGCCTTTTCGGTGCTGATGCAGGAGCGCAATGTCAGCCGCGCAGCCGAGCGGTTGCTGCTGGGCCAGCCGGGACTTTCGGCGGCGCTGCGGCGGCTGCGCGAAGCGCTCGACGACGAATTGTTCGTCCGCGTCGGGCGCGGCCTGCAGCCGACGCCGAGGGCGCTCGCCATCGCGCCGGCAATCGAGGATGCGCTTTCCGGTATCGAGCGGGCCATCCGTCCGCCCGCCGCCTTCGACCCCGCCGACTGGAAGGGCGAGTTCCGCATCGGCCTGTGCGACAATCTCGAATCGGCCTTCTTCGGCCCGCTTGCCGCGCGCCTGCGCGAACTGGCGCCCGGCGCCCGGCTGGTGGGCGTTGCCTTCCACAAACGCGAAGCTGCACGCCTGCTCGACGAGGGGGCTTATGATTTCAGCGTCTCGATCCACGATGAGCCCGCCTCCTGGCATATCCGCGAGCCGCTCTTCGACCAGCGTTCGATCTCGATCTACGATCCGAACCAGGTCAGGCTGAAGACGCCGATGAGTATCGAGGACTTCACGCAGGTAGATCATGTCGGCGTGTCGTTCGAAGGCAGCAACAGCTCGACCAATGTCGACGTCGCCCTTGCCCGCCTCGGCCACAGCCGGCAGGTGGTGGCAACGGTGCCGCGCTTTTCCGCCCTACCGACGGCGCTGCAAGCCATGCCGGCGATCGCAACGATCCCGGAATCGATTGCGCGCTGCATGGCCAAATTGCACGGGCTAACGGTCTCGGTCCCGCCGATCCCGCTGCCGGCCGAACCGGTGACGATGCTCTACCGGCGCGTCGACCGGGCAGATGGACGTTCCGTCTGGTTCCGGCGCCTTTTCCTCGAGGTTGCCAGCGCCGCCCTCGAAGCATCCGGCTGCAGCGTGGGTATTTCCAGGGCCGCCGCCTAG
- a CDS encoding L,D-transpeptidase, producing MSLEKSLSRRSFLSFSALTAASALAGCASTSAPSVQPAGFRFPRPFQTTPAPSDAELDVIYGPIEDGGFLIPAIPYQEIDPRYYRQQVIDPTGERPGTIVVDTPSRFLYLVQPGGTAMRYGVGIGREGFAWSGSGVIQWKQKWPRWKPPNEMVARQPELAKYSIERGGMEPGLLNPLGARALYIFSNGEDTLYRLHGNPEWRSIGKAVSSGCVRLLNQDIIDLYDRVPPKTPVVVWQ from the coding sequence ATGAGTCTCGAAAAATCTCTCTCCCGCCGCAGCTTTCTCTCTTTTTCGGCTTTGACGGCGGCCTCCGCGCTCGCCGGCTGCGCCTCAACGTCGGCACCGAGCGTCCAGCCCGCCGGTTTCCGTTTTCCACGCCCTTTCCAAACGACGCCCGCTCCCTCGGATGCCGAGCTTGACGTGATATACGGTCCCATCGAGGACGGCGGCTTCCTGATTCCCGCCATTCCGTATCAGGAGATCGACCCGCGCTATTATCGCCAGCAGGTCATCGACCCGACGGGCGAGCGCCCCGGCACGATCGTCGTCGATACGCCGTCGCGTTTCCTCTATCTCGTCCAGCCGGGCGGCACGGCGATGCGCTACGGCGTCGGCATCGGCCGCGAAGGCTTTGCCTGGTCCGGCAGCGGCGTCATCCAGTGGAAGCAGAAGTGGCCGCGCTGGAAGCCGCCGAACGAGATGGTGGCCCGCCAGCCGGAACTCGCCAAATATTCGATCGAACGCGGCGGCATGGAGCCCGGCCTCCTGAACCCGCTCGGCGCCCGCGCGCTCTATATCTTCTCGAATGGCGAGGATACGCTCTATCGCTTGCACGGCAATCCGGAATGGCGCTCGATCGGCAAGGCTGTCTCGTCTGGCTGCGTCCGCCTGCTGAACCAGGACATCATCGACCTTTATGATCGCGTCCCCCCCAAGACGCCGGTCGTCGTCTGGCAGTGA
- a CDS encoding RES family NAD+ phosphorylase, with amino-acid sequence MSLPIWTPAALSSETCAASGGFWRLVEAQHHISTLKLVDTLEEQALLETLLEESKPALPPECAGLDYLLATPFRYGAVYPHGSRFRRAGRTLGVFYASEKVETALAEMAFYRLLFFADSPETPLPANAAEYTAFATLVATKAALDLTVPPLNRDRPAWTDPLNYEPCQALADSARAIGTEAILYESVRDPHHGKNIALLTARAFSAREPVERQTWRIRLSATGVQALCEFPKMRIGFARGDFGNDQRITR; translated from the coding sequence ATGTCCTTGCCTATCTGGACGCCCGCCGCGCTCTCGTCTGAAACCTGCGCGGCCTCCGGCGGTTTCTGGCGGTTGGTGGAGGCGCAGCATCATATCTCCACGCTGAAGCTCGTCGATACGCTGGAGGAGCAGGCGCTGCTCGAGACACTCCTTGAGGAAAGCAAGCCGGCGCTGCCGCCGGAATGCGCCGGTCTCGATTATCTGCTCGCCACGCCGTTCCGCTACGGTGCCGTCTATCCGCACGGCTCGCGCTTCCGCAGGGCCGGGCGCACGCTCGGTGTCTTCTACGCTTCCGAAAAGGTGGAGACGGCGCTCGCCGAAATGGCCTTCTATCGCCTGCTCTTTTTCGCGGATTCGCCTGAAACGCCGCTGCCTGCGAATGCGGCCGAATACACCGCCTTTGCGACTCTCGTCGCGACGAAGGCCGCGCTCGATCTGACCGTGCCGCCGCTGAACCGCGACCGCCCGGCATGGACCGATCCGCTGAACTACGAACCCTGCCAGGCGCTTGCCGATTCTGCCCGCGCGATCGGCACTGAGGCGATCCTTTACGAATCCGTCCGCGATCCGCACCACGGCAAAAATATCGCGCTCCTGACGGCGAGAGCCTTCAGCGCCCGCGAGCCGGTCGAGCGTCAGACGTGGCGCATCCGGCTTTCAGCAACAGGCGTTCAGGCGCTGTGCGAGTTTCCGAAGATGCGGATCGGCTTTGCCAGGGGCGATTTCGGCAACGACCAGCGCATTACGCGCTAA
- a CDS encoding alpha/beta hydrolase family protein, with product MSFDDRNAFFHQRRAVLAGIAGALVLPHAASAFNVPDQPRLIARDYAKVRHRFRTRLLQKGPAPDKYEALAAPPDGEQIFYRSHAGGELELAAWISKYKRGRHAKPGVLFLHGGNAMGVGQWQLLKPYADGGFVVLMPSVRGENGQMGNFSGFYDEVDDVLAAADRLAHLPGVDPNRLFVAGHSIGGTLTMLAAMSTHRFRAAAPISGNPDAFRFFNRYPQDIRFDEGNRHEFEVRSALCYAQSFKCPVRVVHGTEEDHFNDRAGLLARRARAVGIHIEADTAAGNHTSALPAEIEQSIRFFRSVAA from the coding sequence ATGTCCTTCGACGATCGAAATGCCTTTTTTCACCAACGCCGCGCTGTACTCGCCGGTATCGCAGGCGCTCTCGTGCTGCCCCACGCAGCCTCCGCCTTTAATGTTCCTGATCAGCCGCGCCTGATCGCCCGCGACTATGCCAAGGTCCGCCACCGTTTCCGCACCAGGCTGCTTCAAAAAGGTCCTGCGCCGGACAAATACGAGGCCTTGGCCGCACCACCGGACGGCGAGCAGATATTCTACCGCTCCCACGCCGGCGGCGAGCTCGAACTGGCCGCTTGGATCAGCAAATACAAACGCGGGCGCCACGCAAAGCCTGGCGTGCTTTTCCTTCATGGCGGCAATGCCATGGGGGTCGGCCAGTGGCAACTCTTGAAGCCCTATGCCGATGGAGGTTTCGTGGTGCTGATGCCATCCGTCCGTGGCGAAAATGGCCAGATGGGCAATTTTTCCGGCTTCTATGACGAGGTGGACGACGTTCTTGCCGCCGCCGACCGGCTGGCGCATCTGCCCGGCGTCGATCCGAACCGGCTGTTTGTCGCTGGCCACAGCATCGGCGGCACGTTGACCATGCTTGCCGCCATGAGTACGCACCGTTTCCGCGCCGCCGCGCCGATTTCCGGCAATCCGGACGCCTTCCGCTTCTTCAACCGCTATCCGCAGGACATCCGCTTCGATGAGGGCAACAGGCATGAATTCGAGGTTCGCTCGGCGCTCTGCTACGCACAGAGCTTCAAATGCCCGGTGCGCGTCGTTCACGGCACGGAAGAGGATCATTTCAACGATCGTGCCGGCCTGCTTGCCCGCCGCGCCCGTGCCGTCGGCATCCACATCGAGGCGGATACGGCCGCCGGAAACCACACCTCGGCGCTTCCTGCCGAGATTGAGCAAAGCATCCGCTTTTTCCGCAGTGTGGCGGCATGA
- a CDS encoding MarR family winged helix-turn-helix transcriptional regulator produces MSNVIEIPLSTTLLVRDTCLCLHVQRAARALARLFDDALRPVGLTNGQFSLMMSLNRPEPPPMGPVANLLAMDQTTLTAALKPLQRRGWVNVTQNPKDKRGRLLSLTPEGKAVLTAALPIWKRTHAALDEMLPDGSGDRLRSDLRALA; encoded by the coding sequence ATGTCAAACGTGATAGAAATTCCCCTTTCGACGACACTGCTGGTGCGGGACACCTGCCTGTGCCTGCATGTTCAGCGCGCCGCTCGGGCGCTTGCGCGGCTCTTCGACGATGCACTTCGTCCGGTCGGCCTCACCAACGGGCAGTTCTCGCTGATGATGTCGCTCAACCGGCCGGAGCCGCCGCCGATGGGTCCCGTCGCCAATCTTCTCGCCATGGATCAGACGACGCTGACGGCGGCGCTGAAGCCGCTGCAGCGCCGTGGCTGGGTAAATGTGACGCAAAATCCGAAAGACAAGCGGGGGCGGCTGCTCAGCCTGACGCCGGAAGGCAAAGCGGTGCTCACCGCGGCACTGCCGATCTGGAAACGGACGCATGCGGCGCTGGACGAGATGCTGCCGGACGGCAGCGGCGACCGGCTGAGAAGCGATCTGCGGGCGCTGGCGTAA
- a CDS encoding L,D-transpeptidase — MEFSRRVFPFAGLAVAALGLSGCNILIPDTGATDPARFVQETSPVFYSPPGVDPMRVKAVDTPVPQRRDIEPPTLYNQTYGLPGANYSRTYGLPVTNPVNAALYGELRDGDFRLPAIPVSRVSSEYLRQEVDYPTQERPGTVIVDTRARHLYLVEPNGKAIRYGVGIGREGFAWSGRGIIQWKQKWPRWTPTDEMVSRQPDIRPFAAENGGMNPGLGNPLGARAMYIFKDGQDTLYRVHGTPDWQSIGKATSSGCVRMLNQDVVDLYDRVPAKAEIVVM, encoded by the coding sequence ATGGAATTTTCGCGCCGGGTGTTCCCCTTTGCCGGCCTTGCCGTGGCGGCCCTCGGCCTAAGTGGCTGCAACATCCTCATCCCAGATACGGGCGCGACCGATCCGGCCCGCTTCGTGCAGGAGACGTCGCCGGTCTTCTATAGTCCACCCGGTGTCGACCCGATGCGCGTCAAGGCGGTGGATACGCCGGTGCCGCAGAGGCGCGATATCGAGCCGCCAACGCTGTATAATCAGACCTACGGTCTGCCGGGTGCGAATTATAGTCGGACCTACGGCCTGCCGGTTACCAATCCGGTAAACGCCGCCCTGTACGGTGAGCTTCGCGATGGCGATTTTCGTTTGCCTGCCATTCCGGTTAGCCGCGTGAGCTCCGAATATCTCCGTCAGGAAGTCGATTACCCGACGCAGGAAAGGCCGGGCACGGTCATCGTCGATACCCGAGCCCGCCATCTCTACCTAGTCGAGCCGAACGGCAAGGCGATCCGCTACGGCGTCGGCATCGGCCGCGAGGGCTTCGCCTGGTCGGGCCGCGGCATCATCCAATGGAAGCAGAAATGGCCGCGCTGGACGCCGACTGACGAAATGGTGTCGCGCCAGCCGGATATCCGCCCCTTCGCGGCCGAGAACGGCGGCATGAACCCGGGCCTTGGAAATCCGCTCGGCGCTCGCGCTATGTACATCTTCAAGGATGGCCAGGATACGCTCTATCGCGTGCACGGCACACCGGATTGGCAGTCGATCGGCAAGGCGACTTCGTCGGGCTGCGTGCGCATGCTGAATCAGGACGTCGTCGATCTCTACGACCGCGTTCCGGCAAAGGCCGAGATCGTTGTGATGTAG
- a CDS encoding cell wall hydrolase encodes MRARYALGKSISGILFAGLAATGCTTAAKAPTPSTRTSSIVKPTAAKVTYNYTARDRDCLKRAMYFESEHADRDGYMAVGTVVMNRLTSPAYPDTICEVVAQERQFAPGVMTRTVDATAGPELDSAVDGILRGQRHPGVQNAMFFHTEGLKFPYRNMHYVVEAGGNVFYEKRGRDGALQTPAPLPAYEVAMNYVSDPRLSGSVQFAGVQPFTTSAQIDVLLPEKGPIPEAMPDVAATLAPDSTTTSAIPAAAPAAPDIVMPPEGAPIALPTPRPAYNSAGLASGHLPTGG; translated from the coding sequence TTGAGGGCGCGATACGCATTGGGCAAATCCATCTCCGGGATTCTCTTCGCCGGATTGGCTGCGACAGGGTGCACGACGGCCGCCAAGGCGCCGACACCGTCAACACGCACTTCTTCAATCGTAAAACCTACCGCAGCCAAAGTGACCTACAATTACACTGCGCGTGACCGCGACTGCCTGAAGCGCGCGATGTATTTCGAATCCGAGCACGCGGATCGCGATGGCTATATGGCCGTCGGAACCGTCGTGATGAACCGGCTCACCTCACCCGCCTATCCCGACACGATTTGCGAGGTCGTAGCGCAGGAAAGGCAGTTCGCCCCCGGCGTCATGACCAGGACCGTTGACGCGACGGCCGGACCGGAACTCGATTCCGCCGTGGACGGCATTTTGCGCGGGCAACGGCATCCCGGCGTGCAGAACGCGATGTTCTTCCACACCGAGGGCCTGAAATTTCCCTATCGCAACATGCATTATGTCGTGGAAGCGGGCGGCAATGTCTTCTACGAAAAGCGCGGCAGGGATGGAGCATTGCAAACGCCGGCACCGCTGCCTGCCTATGAAGTGGCGATGAACTACGTTTCCGACCCGCGGCTATCTGGCTCGGTCCAGTTCGCAGGCGTGCAGCCGTTTACGACGTCCGCACAAATCGACGTGCTGCTGCCGGAGAAGGGGCCAATCCCGGAGGCCATGCCCGATGTGGCGGCCACGCTGGCACCGGACTCCACCACGACCTCCGCAATTCCGGCCGCCGCTCCAGCGGCCCCAGATATCGTCATGCCGCCTGAAGGCGCGCCGATCGCGCTGCCGACGCCCCGCCCCGCCTACAACAGCGCAGGGCTGGCTTCCGGTCATCTGCCAACGGGCGGCTGA